In a single window of the Zonotrichia albicollis isolate bZonAlb1 chromosome 23, bZonAlb1.hap1, whole genome shotgun sequence genome:
- the ATP5MC1 gene encoding ATP synthase F(0) complex subunit C1, mitochondrial gives MSPGVPRCAQVSPGVPSVPVLSLQFRCCSRALARPVSVAVFSRPEESAQVALAAPQPRRQFRSSPLARDIDTAAKFIGAGAATVGVAGSGAGIGTVFGSLIIGYARNPSLKQQLFSYAILGFALSEAMGLFCLMVAFLILFAM, from the exons atgtccccaggtgtccccaggtgtgcccaggtgtccccaggtgtccccag tgtccccgtgctgtccctgcagttccgttgctgctccagggctctggCCAGGCCCGTGTCCGTGGCTGTGTTCAGCCGGCCTGAGGAGAGCGCGCAG GTGGCGCtggccgcgccgcagccccgccggcaGTTCCGCTCCTCGCCGCTGGCCCGGGACATCGACACGGCCGCCAAGTTCATCGGGGCCGGCGCCGCCACCGTGGGCGTGGCGGGCTCGGGGGCGGGGATCGGCACCGTGTTCGGGAGCCTCATCATCGGATACGCCAG GAAcccctctctgaagcagcagctcttctcGTACGCCATCCTGGGCTTTGCGCTGTCCGAGGCCATGGGGCTCTTCTGTCTGATGGTGGCATTCCTGATCCTGTTCGCCATGTga
- the UBE2Z gene encoding ubiquitin-conjugating enzyme E2 Z translates to MAESPAAEDAAPAPAAVLAAGGGGSASPSAAGSAGTPGVFIPAELWAAAGFGAAAAPGTGVAPGSGGAPMAAAAAGAALLTHSAFWDPTVSGDWDSERPSPACLLRIKRDIMSIYKEPPPGMFVVPDPHDMTKIHALITGPFDTPYEGGFFLFLFRCPPDYPIHPPRVKLMTTGNNTVRFNPNFYRNGKVCLSILGTWTGPAWSPAQSISSVLISIQSLMTENPYHNEPGFEQERHPGDSKNYNECIRHETIRVAVCDMLEGKCPCPEPLRGVMEKSFMEYLDFYEGVCKERLHLQGQTMQDPFGEKRGHFDYQALLGRLQALRARLQERQQQQQQQQQDSADMDSESSSSEAEPEPPGCPRA, encoded by the exons ATGGCGGAGAGCCCGGCGGCCGAGgacgcggccccggccccggccgcggtgctggcggcgggcggcggcggcagcgcctcCCCGAGCGCCGCCGGCTCCGCGGGCACCCCCGGCGTGTTCATCCCCGCCGAGCTCTGGGCGGCCGCGGGCTTCGGCGCGGCCGCGGCGCCCGGCACCGGCGTGGCCCCCGGTAGCGGCGGCGCCccgatggcggcggcggcggcgggggccgcGCTCCTCACGCACTCCGCCTTCTGGGACCCCACGGTCAGCGGCGACTGGGACAGCGAgcggcccagcccggcctgccTGCTGCGGATCAAACG GGATATCATGTCCATCTACAAGGAGCCGCCCCCGGGCATGTTCGTTGTGCCCGACCCCCACGACATGACCAAG ATCCACGCGCTGATCACGGGCCCCTTCGACACCCCGTACGAGGGCGGCTTCTTCCTGTTCCTGTTCCGCTGCCCGCCCGACTACCCCATCCACCCGCCCCGCGTCAAGCTCATGACCACGGGCAACAACACCGTCAGGTTCAACCCCAACTTCTACCGCAACGGCAAGGTCTGCCTCAGCATCCTGGG CACGTGGACAGGCCCGGCCTGGAGCCCGGCCCAGAGCATCTCGTCGGTGCTGATCTCCATCCAGTCGCTGATGACCGAGAACCCGTACCACAACGAGCCCGGCTTCGAGCAG GAGCGGCACCCCGGGGACAGCAAGAACTACAACGAGTGCATCCGGCACGAGACCATCCGCGTGGCCGTGTGTGACATGCTGGAGGGAAAGTGCCCCTGCCCCGAGCCCCTGCG gggcGTCATGGAGAAATCCTTCATGGAGTACCTGGACTTCTACGAGGGCGTCTGCAAGGAgaggctgcacctgcagggcCAGACCATGCAG gaccCGTTCGGGGAGAAGCGCGGTCACTTCGATTACCAGGCGCTGCTGGGGCGGCTGCAGGCGCTGCGGGCGCGGCTGCAggagcggcagcagcagcagcagcagcagcagcaggacagcgCCGACATGGACTCGGAGAGCAGCTCCTCGGAGGCCGAGCCCGAGCCCCCCGGCTGCCCCCGCGCTtag